The proteins below come from a single Xenopus tropicalis strain Nigerian chromosome 9, UCB_Xtro_10.0, whole genome shotgun sequence genomic window:
- the LOC101730415 gene encoding histone H3: protein MARTKQTARKSTGGKAPRKQLATKAARKSAPATGGVKKPHRYRPGTVALREIRRYQKSTELLIRKLPFQRLVREIAQDFKTDLRFQSSAVMALQEASEAYLVGLFEDTNLCAIHAKRVTIMPKDIQLARRIRGERA from the coding sequence atggcccgTACCAAGCAGACCGCCCGTAAGTCTACAGGAGGGAAAGCTCCCCGCAAGCAGCTGGCAACCAAAGCAGCCAGGAAGAGCGCTCCGGCCACCGGTGGAGTGAAGAAACCTCACCGTTACCGACCCGGCACAGTCGCTCTCCGTGAGATCCGCCGCTACCAGAAATCCACCGAGCTGCTCATCCGCAAGCTGCCTTTCCAGCGCCTGGTCCGGGAGATCGCTCAGGACTTCAAGACCGACCTGCGCTTCCAGAGCTCAGCCGTCATGGCTCTGCAGGAGGCCAGCGAGGCTTATCTGGTCGGTCTCTTTGAGGACACCAACCTGTGCGCCATCCACGCCAAGAGGGTCACCATCATGCCCAAGGACATCCAGCTGGCCCGCAGGATCCGAGGCGAGAGGGCTTAG
- the LOC116407574 gene encoding histone H1B-like encodes MSETAPAPPPAEPAAAKKKQPKKGGAKAKKPAGPSASELIVKAVSASKERSGVSLAALKKALAAGGYDVEKNNSRLKLALKALVTKGTLSQVKGSGASGSFKLNKKPLESKEKAAKKKPAAPKAKKPAVAKKALKSPKKPKKVSAAAKSPKRVKKPAKAAKSPKKPKAAKPKKVAKSPTKKAAKPKAAKSPAKKAPKPKATKSPAKAKAAKPKAAKAKKAAPKK; translated from the coding sequence ATGTCTGAGACCGCTCCCGCCCCTCCCCCGGCTGAACCCGCCGCTGCCAAGAAGAAGCAGCCCAAGAAGGGAGGCGCTAAAGCCAAGAAACCCGCCGGGCCCAGCGCGTCCGAACTGATCGTGAAAGCCGTGTCCGCCTCTAAGGAGCGCAGCGGGGTGTCCCTGGCCGCTCTCAAGAAGGCTCTGGCTGCCGGAGGCTACGATGTGGAGAAGAACAACAGCCGCCTCAAGCTGGCTCTCAAGGCCTTGGTCACTAAGGGGACTCTCAGCCAAGTCAAGGGGAGCGGAGCCTCCGGATCCTTCAAGCTGAACAAGAAGCCGCTGGAGAGTAAGGAGAAGGCGGCCAAGAAGAAGCCAGCGGCGCCCAAAGCCAAGAAACCAGCGGTGGCAAAGAAGGCGCTCAAGTCCCCTAAAAAGCCCAAGAAGGTCTCGGCAGCAGCAAAGAGCCCCAAGAGGGTCAAGAAACCGGCAAAGGCCGCCAAAAGCCCCAAGAAGCCCAAAGCGGCCAAACCCAAGAAGGTGGCCAAGAGCCCGACTAAAAAGGCCGccaagcccaaagctgccaagagcccggctaaaaagGCTCCAAAGCCTAAAGCTACAAAGAGCCCCGCAAAGGCCAAGGCAGCCAAACCCAAAGCGGCTAAAGCGAAGAAGGCGGCGCCCAAGAAGTAA